The Bicyclus anynana chromosome 3, ilBicAnyn1.1, whole genome shotgun sequence genome has a window encoding:
- the LOC112050049 gene encoding profilin, with translation MSWQDYVDKQLIASRCVSKAAIAGHDGNVWAKSEGFDILKDEVGKIVAGFQNESLLTSGGVTIAGTRYIYLSGTDRIIRAKLGKVGVHCMKTQQAVVISLYEEPIQPQQAASVVEKLGDYLITCGY, from the exons ATGAGCTGGCAAGATTATGTCGATAAACAGTTAATTGCATCCAGATGTGTTTCTAAAGCTGCGATTGCCGGTCACGACGGAAATGTCTGGGCCAAGTCGGAAGGCTTCGAT ATATTAAAAGACGAAGTGGGGAAGATAGTCGCCGGTTTCCAAAATGAATCACTACTCACGAGTGGCGGTGTCACGATAGCGGGCACGCGGTACATCTACCTCAGCGGCACAGATCGCATCATACGCGCAAAACTCGGCAAGGTCGGCGTGCACTGCATGAAGACACAACAAG CCGTCGTAATTTCTCTCTATGAAGAACCGATCCAACCCCAACAAGCTGCATCAGTAGTGGAGAAGTTAGGAGACTATTTAATTACCTGTGGTTATTAA
- the LOC112050044 gene encoding eukaryotic initiation factor 4A, whose product MSYSPERRSEDWPEDPKNGPSKDQVSFDGPPGLEPGGALDTNWHEVVESFDDMKLKEELLRGIYAYGFEKPSAIQQRAIMPCIQGRDVIAQAQSGTGKTATFSISILQQIDTTVRECQALILAPTRELAQQIQKVVIALGDHLNAKCHACIGGTNVREDIRQLESGVHVVVGTPGRVYDMITRRALRANTIKLFVLDEADEMLSRGFKDQIHDVFKMLSADVQVILLSATMPDDVLEVSRCFMREPIRILVQKEELTLEGIKQFFISIELEDWKLDTLCDLYDTLSIAQAVIFCNTRRKVDWLTESMHERDFTVSAMHGDMDQREREVIMRQFRTGSSRVLITTDLLARGIDVQQVSCVINYDLPTNRENYIHRIGRGGRFGRKGIAINFVTEADKRALKDIEDFYHTTITEMPNDVANLI is encoded by the exons ATGTCTTATTCACCTGAAAGAAG ATCGGAGGATTGGCCGGAGGATCCTAAAAATGGGCCGTCGAAGGATCAAGTCAGCTTCGATGGACCCCCGGGCTTGGAACCCGGCGGCGCGCTCGACACAAACTGGCATGAGGTCGTGGAAAGCTTTGATGACATGAAGCTGAAAGAAGAGCTTTTGAGAGGAATTTACGCCTACGGTTTTGAAAAGCCTTCGGCCATCCAGCAACGCGCGATTATGCCTTGCATCCAGGGCCGCGACGTTATAGCTCAAGCCCAGTCGGGAACTGGCAAAACTGCCACTTTCTCTATTTCTATTCTACAGCAAATTGACACCACTGTTCGCGAGTGTCAAGCTCTTATTTTAGCCCCAACTAGAGAGTTGGCCCAACAGATCCAGAAG GTGGTGATAGCTCTCGGCGATCACTTGAATGCCAAATGCCATGCTTGTATTGGTGGTACTAACGTGCGTGAAGATATCCGCCAGTTGGAGAGCGGTGTTCACGTGGTAGTGGGCACCCCTGGCCGCGTGTACGATATGATAACTCGCCGCGCTCTCCGTGCCAATACAATCAAGTTGTTTGTGCTTGATGAAGCTGATGAGATGTTGTCCAGAGG GTTCAAGGATCAAATTCACGATGTATTCAAGATGCTGTCTGCGGATGTGCAGGTCATTCTGCTGTCAGCTACTATGCCAGATGATGTGCTGGAGGTGTCCAGGTGTTTCATGAGGGAGCCTATTCGCATCCTTGTGCAAAAGGAAGAG CTAACATTGGAGGGTATCAAACAGTTCTTCATCTCCATTGAGCTGGAAGATTGGAAGTTGGACACTCTCTGTGACTTGTACGACACATTGTCTATTGCTCAGGCTGTAATTTTCTGCAACACCCGCCGCAAG GTGGACTGGCTCACGGAGTCGATGCACGAGCGCGACTTCACCGTGTCGGCCATGCACGGAGATATGGACCAGCGCGAGCGCGAGGTGATCATGCGCCAGTTCCGCACCGGCTCGTCGCGCGTGCTTATCACCACTGACCTGCTGGCGCGCGGCATCGACGTGCAGCAGGTCTCGTGCGTCATCAACTACGACCTGCCCACTAACCGCGAGAATTACATCCATCG GATTGGAAGAGGTGGCCGTTTCGGTCGTAAGGGAATCGCCATTAACTTTGTCACTGAAGCGGACAAGCGAGCGCTGAAGGACATCGAGGACTTCTACCACACAACAATAACGGAAATGCCCAACGACGTGGCCAACCTCATCTAA